Genomic DNA from Bacteroidales bacterium:
GAGGTTGATAGCATTTCTATATTAAATAATGCATTTTTATATGTTGAGGGAACTTTAATAGTTATAAATGGTGTAAATATGATAAATAACAGCGGTTTAAATATAGATTTAACCGGAAATATTTCAGTTGGCGGAGACTTTACAGGAAGCAATAATGTAGATTTGATTGTTGACGGAGCAATAGATGTAGCCGGTGATTTTACATTAGGCAATGGCTCCACTATAGAGGGTGACGGTAGTATTACAGTTGAAGGCACAATAGATGTTCCTGATGGTGCAGATCCAGGCGGAGTACTACCTATTGAGTTAATTGTATTTTATGTTGTTCAAAATTTTAATTCTGCAATTATCAAATGGAGTACTGCAAGTGAAATTAATAATGATTATTTTACTATTGAAAAATCTGTAAATGGGGTTGATTTTGAAACAGTTGAAATATATCCCGGTGCCGGAAATAGTAATGTTATTAATAATTATCAAATAACAGATTTTAATCCTTATTCAGGAATCTCATATTACAGATTAAAACAAACTGATTTTGATGGTAATTACTCCTATTCAGATGTTTTTTCATTTAATTATAATCTTACTAATACTCAACTAAAACTAACAACATACCCAAATCCAGCCTTAGTAAATGAAAATATAAATATTAAAATTGAAGGAATTTCTTCTACAGAAATGGTTGAATTAAGAATAATTAATCAAACAGGAGTATTAGTTTATTCAAAACAATTATTTGTTTCAGACATTAATATGAATAACAATATAGAGCTTGCCAATAATTTAGAAAAAGGTATTTATTTTTTAATAATTCAAACTTCTAATAATTATATATATAAAAAGATAATTGTTAAAT
This window encodes:
- a CDS encoding T9SS type A sorting domain-containing protein, whose amino-acid sequence is MKTIALILAFLTFFISNIYATDYSSVSDGNWALASTWDVGGTYPNTISDNADIANNDSIWLANTGIKIKAGILTFNQNSILYIPFNDTLEVDSISILNNAFLYVEGTLIVINGVNMINNSGLNIDLTGNISVGGDFTGSNNVDLIVDGAIDVAGDFTLGNGSTIEGDGSITVEGTIDVPDGADPGGVLPIELIVFYVVQNFNSAIIKWSTASEINNDYFTIEKSVNGVDFETVEIYPGAGNSNVINNYQITDFNPYSGISYYRLKQTDFDGNYSYSDVFSFNYNLTNTQLKLTTYPNPALVNENINIKIEGISSTEMVELRIINQTGVLVYSKQLFVSDINMNNNIELANNLEKGIYFLIIQTSNNYIYKKIIVK